The genome window TCATTCAACTATAGAATATATTATTGTGTCTGCATTTAAAGAGATatgttgtgtgtttttgttcaaatgtattcatttaCTAGGTAACAAATACAGAAATATTGAACTGGTTAAGAGGGGCATGTGCTGTATGTTTTCCCGTCGGTAACATGTACCCTTTGTAGAGTTTGACTCAACCCCAGCAACTTTAGTCAAACCTTTACAACACTTCATTATAAGAACCAACAGCTCAGTGTAGTGACCTTACTTGAATGTATGAAGGATATGACACGTGCAGTGGAGAAGTGTAGATTTCTAATGCTGTTGTTTATCAAAGGAAATCCACATTTGGTAACAGCAGTGCTCCATCTCTCTCAGGCCTCGACGCCGACCAGTTGAAACCGGCTAAAGAGTGCACCCCCATCGAATACCCCAAGCCCGACGGGAAGATAAGCTTCGACCTGCTCTCCTCTGTGGCTCTGAGCGGCACCAACCACGAGGGGGACCAGCCCGCCCACCTCACCCTGAAGAACGACAGCGTCCCGGTGGAGAGGAACCTGGCCATCTACGACGGGCCGGAGCAGCGCTTCTGCCCCGCAGGTAACACTGACACcacaatatacatatataagtcaaagtcaactttattgtcaatcttccagtttgtgtgacagacagagagatcgaaataccgtttcccacaatcccaaatataaaaacaaatgtttataaaaatatgtgtgcaaatatgtatatatacacacatacgtGACCCGTCGGatgtcgcaacggctcatttcaaaataaacgtggattagCGTAAACAAAATATTTTTCCGGGGTtcaggtgttttgtttgattttaaataaacaaagtcttagctttcagaatatgaaacttttatttccaaaaacacacgataaatacatgtttgaagctcgtaacgggaagatgacagctctcactcgcaccCTGCTCTTCCGCAACACCTCACCTTTTCTTCTGAAACTACTGAAGTGGAACATCTGCTGATTGTTAACAAAACATGAAAAACATTGGCTGAAAACATTTGAGCTTTACGTGTTTATCCAAGGTCTCCAGATGAGGACAAAGACACCTGGTTTTCTCTCTGAACGCTGTGAAAACCTAATGATGTGCAGCATGGGGTGAAGAAGCCCCTGCAGAGATGCTTTGTGACAAAGAGCTGAGCGAGTGGGAATAAAACAGGAAGCACTTAGTGCAGAAACTCTCAGGTTAGGAAGGTTAACAACTTTTATAATAATGACAAGTGCAGCATTGTTGTTTTCTGGCAGCAGCAATTTGGGACAGCTGATCcctttaacataaaataaacattaaatattatacTCTCCCTTTAGAGTCTAAAGGATGTATCACTGTTTCATCCCTGATTTGATGAACCTCCTTTAGAGTCACATGTCGTGCGTCACCCAGCATCAGGCTAATAGACAGAGGTAATTAACCCGCGTAGTGTTTATAAAGTGCTTCGGTTTTAATGACTTTTATACAACTCTTTTATATACTCTTTCCATCAAATATGTACAAATGAATGTCTCTTTAATATAATTAACTTCTCTACACAATGCACCTCTAGTTTTATGCATAACTAGGCTGTATAAAAGAGAGCAGCGTTCACCAATGATGCAATCAATATCCACAGCAGTATGAGAGCAGGTTATATTCCTGTAAACCTTTTTAATACAAAATACATCGAGGCAATTGTTTTAAtcattaaaggggacctgttatgctcattttcaggttaatATCTGTAtgttggagggaactttgggaagTTAGCCCTGCAGACCACTTACTGCACAACAGCCTTTATAACaccctacaggaaagggaaacccccaaaaagcaGAATGGGGCTGCTTTAGAAAGATGAAACTCAGCTGTGTCCACAtcacgctgctgctgctgagagTTCTCACACTATATGGTTTTATTGTTCCTTGGTAACTGACGGTCAATTCCAAGTAATTGTataagaaatacatttattacATCTTACAGTAAGCATGGTTTAGGATACTTATGTTCAGTGAAATAAGTATGTTCTTCTGATTCCTGGCATCATGAAAACAGAAATGTATTGACCTTTTAAAAAGGGCAAATTGTCATTcccttaaaggtcacctgttatgcaaaatccacttcttcatgtctcttctacatcaacatgtgtcccctcttcttcatgtctcttctacatcaacatgtgtcccctcttcttcatgtctcttctacatcaacatgtgtcccctcttcttcatgtctcttctacatcaacatgtgtcccctcttctccatgtctcttctacatcaacatgtgtcccctcttcttcatgtctcttctacatcaacatgtgtcccctcttcttcatgtctcttctacatcaacatgtgtcccctcttcttcatgtctcttctacatcaacatgtgtcccctcttcttcatgtctcttctacatcaacatgtgtcccctcttcttcatgtctcttctacatcaacatgtgtcccctcttcttcatgtctcttctacatcaacatgtgtctcctcttcttcatgtctcttctacatcaacatgtgtctcctcttcttcatgtctcttctacatcaacatgtgtcccctcttcttcatgtctcttctacatcaacatgtgtcccctcttcttcatgtctcttctacatcaacatgtgtcccctcttctacatcaacatgtgtcccctctgtggaaagatattctgaaagtttcaggaacaaagattctctctctttttgtcctgatccatttatatacaaacctgtctgaaaatgagctgatcagattttggccactttatgatgtcataacgatgtgttgtcttgagtaaccattagccaatcagcaaccaaggtaaccccccccccccccacctgaatctcctcctagagcaccattgtgttatttttaaccaaatagcTCTCAGAGGgtcgtggggaggggctccttattttcatctaaagcaacagacagagaatcagcactttggaaacagaggggattatgggatagTGGAACACAAACCAACGTGCAGTCTTTCTCTGTATGTATCGATCTAACTACAttactccccctcctccccccaggTGTGTACGAGTACGTTCCCCTGGAAACTGGAGATGGGATGAGGCTTCAGATTAATGCTCAGAACTGTGTCCACTGTAAGACGTGTGACATCAAGGACCCGAGCCAGAACATCAACTGGGTGGTACCTGAGGGCGGAGGAGGGCCAGCCTACAACGGGATGTGAACATCTCGTGGTTTTTTGTAACCTTTGTTGTCTAGAAAGATGACTGTAAAGTATCATCCAGGGCTGCAGTACTTGCCAGCGAATGTGCCTAATTATGGAACAGGAAGTAAATACATAACTGGGTTTAAAAGGTATGAAAAATTAAATCTGTAAAAAGCAAGGATATTAGAAATATGAATGCCTTTTTTGTCATAGAAATCCTTAATTTATGCAGttatattacatttaaaatgtggCATTGGTTGTGAAATCCATCCAAACAGGACCATTAAACTGAGCTTTGATCAAACGTTGCCGTTGCTTCATAACAGCTATAAAACAATATGGGCATTTAAAGTAAAGTGGATCTTTAGCCGCTTTCAcatcccagcacttagttcccagcacttagttcccccatggaTCGCGTTCACACAGGAATAAGTCCCCTGACTGAAGATTACACAAATGAAGCCACTggcgtcacttcttcttctgctttgggtttactggcaggccgcaaacaacttcacggcgtatactgccaccccaaGTCCCCGGGGTTGGTGAGTCTTCGAGTAAATCggcagaacgccgacacctcctcactgccatgttttcttttgtgttgccgtTGGTGCAcgggggctaatgctaataatgctaattccagcaaatacaatggagTTTTactgggcgtggtttgcaatttgtCCATTCAATCAGCAATTGGAactttttttctccccaggaaagtaccacctctctagcaggggggGAAGTTCTCGTtaaacgcaaaatcccaggaactatcggaacaagtattccggtgtgaaagcgcgtATTGTGTTTTAAAACGAGGTACCCAACAAACTGTAATACATAATGTATTTCCTCTGTAAATGAACAAGCAGCTCTCAAATTCAGGTTTATTCAGCATTTATTCCAGGAATATTTGGACAGCATTTGATCTGCTCAGTATTGTACATAAAATCATTCGATGATATCACACTAACGAATAAAGCACTTGACTGttgacctttttgttttattctctgtaaaaaaacataaataaagacAGGTTGATGTAGGTTGTGTGGCTAAGGGCACTGTATCAAAAATCCTTAGCGTGAAACTAAACAACAtatacagtaaatgctttgctgAACTACTTCAAACCCCTGGAACAAGGGCCGGTGATAAATGTTAACCCACTTTTTCAGAGCAGTGGAGTCAGCCATGCATCAGACTAACGCTCAAACTATTCATTACAGTGAGGACACGTGTCAGTATTAAGACAGGTCGAAGCTTACAACAGTTATTCCCTTAAAACAACACAGACGCTGAGATGTGGCAGCTTGAAAACATGAACAGACCTGCAAACTGAAACCACTTCACCTGCTGACAGGCCGAGTGCAGCTCCCCACGCACACATGAATTCAAATATCGATAAACGTTGCTAAAGAGAATTCATTGCATTAGGCGAGGTATTTACGCAAACATTTTGGCATAGAttttcttctccttctccttctccagcTGGATAATCAGCTGAACTCTCTTCAACTCTTTGCTGATGGCTGCCAAAAGAAAACACTTTGGATTAGATCAACAAATCAATCAAAGTGACTTATGTTTCATCTttggaggggaggggaggggggggggggggcacattgAGAGCGTAAATCGTACGCTTTTACACATCTCCAAACAGCCGATAAACTGCTGCTTCAAATATCAGAAAGGAGCTGCAGATTTGGAGCTCAATTTCACCCAGTACTCAGCTTGAGATATTAGGGGGTTGAAACACTTCCAAATTGTTCCCCCAACTCATATCTAACAGCATGATACAAGATGACTTTCTGAAACTTGAAACACTGTTTGAGGAAGATTGGTATAAATCACAATGACTCAGCCATTGTGAAGTACTTGAATTTAACAACCGTCTGATAGCATTTTATCGTGAGTCACTCTCAGATCAAAGTAGATAAATAATAgggattttcttttaaaaaatggGAACACAGGCTTTTGTTGGCTTGACAAATCCTCTCAGTCTAGGAAGCGAATATAGCCATACTCCTAAGTGTGTTATTCTTGAGCAATTACCCTGAGATATTGATGTTTCGGTTGCATGCTGCTCAGACAGAACACAGCTACTTCATTCAGGACAGGATGTTTTCTTGCGGTCCTAGGACTATTTTTCTTCATGAGCTCGCATACTAAATTTGAATAATACACGTGAATATGCATGAAATGTCAAAACAAATATGCAAAATGTGGGAGACGGCGGCACATTTTTTGCATCATTCTTGGAATTGATCAAGACTGAAGAGACAGACAAATGTTGACTCCCCACCTTTGTCTTCTGGAGCTACTGCGTGCGCTTTCTTCAGATCAATCTGAAAGGAGAAGAAAACAATTGGGGGAGTCAATGTGACATCTGAATGCCCCCGTATAATTACCGTCTGCAAAACCAATGCATTCTGTTTTATCTTGTAAAAACCAGGGCACGTCATAATGAAAGAAATAAGCATCGTTATCACCAAATGCCAAAAAACCTACGATACATTACAGAACAGGGGAGACCGTTGCGTAAAGCTGTATAGACCAGGTAATCGATATGTTTAGACATACATCATTGTGTACATTTTCAACTGTCAGTGGGCAGGATATCTTCATTTTTAACTGCTATTTTaatcctgtgtgtgtgcgtgtgtgtgcgtgtgcgtgtgtgtgcgtgcgtgtgcgtgcgtgcgtgcgcgtgcgtgtgtgcgtgtgtgtgtgtgttaccatgGCTTGGCTGTTCTCCTTCAACCCCTGCCAGGACTGGGCCCTCCGGAAAAGTGCCTTAGTGCTCGCCTGGTCCAGCCCGAGAGCCTGTGAGACACAACAGGAAAACATCAGAAATGATCCTCCTTGAATGCTCTATTACATTTTTGCCATTTAAGTTATTCTATATATTAAATCTTCATTATACTTCCCCCAAAACGTATTAGGCAGGTGGGCTCCAGGAAACAAAATGTTTAAGTGCATTGAATCATATTTCTGCAAAGTTGATTTTATCAACttaaaattacatatttatatacacatactcaaatgattatttccctacctcacattaaatcagatgttctttatgctataaacaaccacatgtgtgtttcgtgatagcattctacacgaggatgaaaaatgaaagaaaagaaaactaagtttaatatttcaaaattagtgatctgtacgtagactaGGCCTCcaatataacctggctgagccgatatacaacaatcagccaaataacttttcaatacattattgattaattgttgaggtacttttaggttggtagtgaacgcaagtcagaggtacatggtgtacttctactccactgcagttcagaggtacatggtgtacttctacttctctacagttcagaggtacatggtgtacttctactcctctacagttcagaggtacatggtgtacttctactgcacaacagttcagaggtacatgatgtacttctactccactacagttcagaggtacatggtgtacttctactccactacagttcagaggtacatggtgtacttctactgcactacatgtatttaacacctttagttacttcacagatgtggatgaatgatgtaaaatataatcaagtgttaaatcagactttagttccacttggagtaaatccaccagctaccctgcagtctacaaagtcattcaaactagctgcaccttcaccagctctgagaacactttcatgatcaatcattataaaacatatcatatatattattctgaaatggaccaatctgcacaatgactacttttactgtcgctactttaactatattttgatgataatacttttctattttcacttgaggaacattttgaatgcaggacttttactgtaacagagtattcctacactctggtacttctacttttactaagtacaagatctgagtacttctacttttactaagtacaacatctgagtacttctacttttactcaagtacaagatctgagtacttctacttttactcaagtacaagatctgagtacttctacttttactcaagtacacgatctgaatacttctacttttactcaagtacacgatctgagtacttataatttcactacaagatctgagtacttctacttttactcaagtaaaagatctgagtacttctacttttactcaaacaatatctgagtacttgtacttttactcaagtacaacatctgagtacttattccacctctggtagcgtattagcctgaattgtagccacaaaatcacgcagagctgcataaaaatagactcacaatggtaacaagtggaaaataatatgtactaatgtgtacaatgattttaggtaatgttgactactcaagactcctgacttatacatcttcaaaggaagactgtgttcattctacaattacatgggattaaaacaaaatgtagttttacttgtataatacttcaattgtatataaaagacagtttattttcatctgttttcaaataaacaaagtattggctttcagaatattaaacttgttttcggcaaattcagatgataaatacaactttgaagcttcggcataattacaagcataGAACGGACTAatttaatttaacaacagccggtgtttcttgtgagtacgcaaaaatacacaaacacactcgcgagcttcccccagaccagtaatacaaacgaaaatgtgtcttcggatcaatgtgactgatttcgatagagcaagtcacatttggtttaggcacgaaacatacagtagaaatacattgctttcaaaatcgctctgtgtcgaatcaatagattatatttcgtgactataacacgaaatgccgtgagtgcttcatcctctgaacaccacacgatggccactgtaacgcacataccataggtacgctcctctgaaatgtttgcaattattattatccctcaatcgagttcgctattcagctcgccaacgttagcttaaacaaacgtaacatgcaacgttagcctaatctaaaatgctctactgcggcgtacctttcatgtggctcgtcagcgcagactctcgcattgttatttgttgcacactttgcaggaggctactcgtgggcttgaccctagtcttagccatggcttgtatttgtcttctgctagccaacgctcgttgaaacggcaacctcctggcacacagtcacctatcactctcatcagaatgcccaggtcacacgtaactcaaacacttgcaggtcttctgcgcgggaaggccgcagcggagctgttttatgtagaagcgaagcaatgcttttcttttaatctaaaaagcgaactattcagtcagacagcaatttattgtaaaagtaaagcatttacatttttcaagcactttatctcaatttcaagcaccattcccaaccttgaaaacagcacgtcaaatttcaagcattttcaaggatttcaagcacccgtacgaaccctgactacggcttccacagatcaCATTTTCttgtgtatttattgtcaaagcatttaatgtattcattgctatcgggatgttaagagcattccatggaatgtgtattttgtacgttttccttccaaaagcctgaaagaaaacatgttatggaatcaaaatagcacaaaatctcaaaattggccagtacttgaaaaacgatgtttttgcctgccgtgtctcgccttaaaacAAATGATTCACCACTCGTTAACAACTGTACCTCGTTGCAGCTGTCCTGAGCGTCCTGCCACTGCTCCATCTTCAGATAGCAGGCGGCGGTGTTGAGGAAGCAGCTGAGGGCGGTGGGCTGCAGCTTCTTCTGCACCCCCGCCTCCAGCAGATCTCCACTCACCTCCATGTACCTGCACAGGgacaaacacacactcctggTTAGGGAGACACCAGCAGCAGATATGCATGCATATTCACAAAGTCATTTCTGCTCACTATTCCTCCAGTTGGTTCTTCTTGTTTCATGTGGATAGTGTATTTAAACGTATCTTCCTACTAAGAAGCACACTTCCTTTAGCAGATTTAGCTCTGAAAACATAACCATTTCTGTTTAAAGGTACGGGCGCATGTTCTATATTTTTCTTAATGGCAACAAATCCAATAAAAAATACCCTGGAAAAGCAAACTATAATCCTAGGCACTTTTGGGGTTTTTTAATACACTAATCAGGGGCTAAAACTAGTCCCTAAACACATGCTTTTTACTCTAATTTGACTAAGCTTGCTATAAAATATAGTGGCCAAAGGCTTTAGGAAATCACTGccattttaaaattaaatgtttATACCTGTGACTCATTTTTAAAGTCATGTCTTCAGTAGCAACAAATgagattctcacacacacacacacacagtattaccTGAGAGCTTTGCTATACTTGTTGATTGCACCTTTCCAGTCTTGACtcttgaaaaagttgtttccaATATTTTTAACGTCCTCAGCCAGAGACAGAACTTTGTCCACCTGAGAGCAAAGAGAAAGACAACAGTCGTAATGAGACAGGACAGAAAAACAAAACGTTGAGTCTACTTCACTTTGAGGTCAAATCAAAGAGAGATGTGGAAATAATCCATTAGCCCTCGTTTTGGGGACAAGCCCTTGAATGTATTTGTTAAGCCTAACACGTCGTGGATCTCAATATTCATTTTCCCCATCTGATTTTGGATAAGGCACTTCTCCCAAAAAGCCTGTGATCCTTTAACGGGGACCCTCAGAGCCATCCGATCCGGCAGAGTGTACCCGTGTCCTTGAAGATCAAAGACCCCACGATACTCACATCTTTAAAGTCAACGTCGGAGTCCTCTGGGAATTCAGGGTGGGTGTCTCCTGATCCGTCGCTTGACTCCGCGCCCCAGCTGTCCCCCTCCTTATGCTCGCCGCAGTCTCCAATCACGCACGGCTGCAAAGGGACACATCAGCAGAAGTTTTAGACGGAAAAGTCATGAATCCATGTCACGTGAGGGAACATCGTTTCAATATCAATGCATGCTTGGGAGCTGGGGTTTATGGATTTAAAACCGTTATGTGGGGATGTTACAATGGACATTTACAAAATGGAGAGGATAGCATCATCTGTCAATCACAAACTGGAACTATCTGTGTCACGATGGACAAAGTGGACTGATTTCGTAAAACCTCATCGGCCAGAAGTCCTGATCACTCCCTAATGTTCGTACtttttactgtttttatttgatctttgtgtaaaaaaagaaaaggcatTTCGGACAGACAAACTTAAGATGTACAATTACTATGTATTGAAAAAACACTAATTGTTTTGCCGGgtctatgcaggaatcctgaagtcaaataggagaccttttttaagaccctttccatacattttaagacctcatcgccactttgagttttaaccggttaccttggcgacacactttacctcacattgactatatacagtattgattgtccttcctccttatcttccaaccatttggatgcagacttgcatttccccataacgatgttgcttagcaaccggcgtaaacggaccttggcacgctatcaagcagtgagcgcgcgatgtcctgttcagatgacatcacatccaacgggatgccataaataaactacacagaatcacactacacacctacgcagtgattacattcaggcagactgtagaacacaacctctttggacaatttattattattgaaaacaagctacaaaatgtaataccttggaaaatgccgtttaatagcgttaattttcgctaaattgatttatcaacttttaatactttttaagaccccgcggaccccctggtTTGATGCCAAATgtcgataaaaaatatattacaaaaaaagaaaaacgttGACATTTATAAACCGTTCTTTTTAATATCTCATTCTGTATTTGAACCAGGTGCTCTGCAGATTTTCAATTTAAAGATTTTTCTCTTCACATGGAAGAAAGAAAATCGAACTAAAGTACACTTGGAAGGAACACCAAGTTCACCATGGTGTTAAAACAAGTGTCTTCAAAAAGGTATGCATTGGCAGCTTTGTCAAATGTTATTATTTTGGAAatactttatatatatttttaattttttttttgttccggTCTTTTCGGCACAAAGTTGTCCATTGTTTTCGGGCATCCCTGTTTCCTAAAGCCGGGTCAATCTTAGCGTCCACTGGATTATACTCAGTCACTCTGACAGACAGGCATAGTGGCGGGAGGCTgaactttatatatttttaactaAAACAATGTACCTTTTCAGGGGCGTCCTCCGTGGTGTCGAGGGACTCCAGCAGTTTGACTATTCCCATCCCTTTTAGCACCTGTCCGAAGACGACATGCTTCCCATCTAAGTGAGGAGTGGCCACGGTGGTGATGAAGAACTGAGAGCCGTTGGTGTCCGGCCCGGAGTTGGCCATGCTGAGCAGACCCGGTTTGTCATGCTGCAAAGACAAAGGGAAATGATTACAAAAGCAAAAGATAGGTAACTCTCAAacacagaaataaaaaaaaagataggAGTGTTTGATTATTTCTGTTAgtttaaaaactatttt of Pseudochaenichthys georgianus chromosome 10, fPseGeo1.2, whole genome shotgun sequence contains these proteins:
- the ppid gene encoding peptidyl-prolyl cis-trans isomerase D, translated to MSHPVPTEKPANSENPRVFFDVDIGGERAGRLVLELFADIVPKTAENFRALCTGEKGIGKSTGKPLHFKGCPFHRIIKKFMIQGGDFSNQNGTGGESIYGEKFEDENFHYIHDKPGLLSMANSGPDTNGSQFFITTVATPHLDGKHVVFGQVLKGMGIVKLLESLDTTEDAPEKPCVIGDCGEHKEGDSWGAESSDGSGDTHPEFPEDSDVDFKDVDKVLSLAEDVKNIGNNFFKSQDWKGAINKYSKALRYMEVSGDLLEAGVQKKLQPTALSCFLNTAACYLKMEQWQDAQDSCNEALGLDQASTKALFRRAQSWQGLKENSQAMIDLKKAHAVAPEDKAISKELKRVQLIIQLEKEKEKKIYAKMFA